A window from Leifsonia shinshuensis encodes these proteins:
- a CDS encoding holo-ACP synthase: MIAGIGVDVVDLARFERSIARTPKLRERLFTEAERPLPVHSLAARFAAKEALIKALGGSEGVRWHDMEIVPDEERNPGFVLHNVVQAQVRERGITRIHVSMSHDAGIATAFVVTECAP; encoded by the coding sequence GTGATCGCCGGCATCGGGGTCGACGTCGTCGATCTGGCCCGCTTCGAGCGGTCCATCGCGCGGACCCCGAAGCTGCGCGAGCGACTGTTCACGGAGGCGGAGCGCCCGCTTCCCGTGCACTCCCTCGCCGCGCGGTTCGCGGCGAAGGAGGCGCTCATCAAGGCGCTCGGCGGCTCCGAGGGCGTGCGCTGGCACGACATGGAGATCGTCCCGGACGAGGAGAGGAACCCCGGTTTCGTGCTGCACAACGTGGTCCAGGCGCAGGTGCGCGAGCGCGGCATCACGCGCATCCACGTGTCGATGTCGCACGACGCCGGGATCGCGACCGCGTTCGTCGTGACGGAGTGCGCGCCGTGA
- the glmS gene encoding glutamine--fructose-6-phosphate transaminase (isomerizing) encodes MCGIVGYVGTDKSLEVLLGGLKRLEYRGYDSAGIAVIGPDGALGTAKKAGKLSVLTDELKHNPIPNGQTGIGHTRWATHGGPTDVNAHPHLGDEGRLAVIHNGIIENFATLKDELLADGFAFESETDTEVAAVLLGREYHRTGDLPQAFQAVVSRLEGAFTLLAMHQDQPHVVVGARRNSPLVIGLGDGENFLGSDVAAFVEHTRRAMAIGQDQIVTITPDSVIVTDFVGAPVEVEPFEVAWDASAAEKGGWSSFMAKEIAEEPDAVANTLRGRLVGETVHIPELDALGDEYFAGIDRITIIACGTAAYAGLVGSYAIEKWARVPVTVELSHEFRYREPVLTDGTLVISISQSGETMDTLMAVKYAREAGAKAISVCNTQGATIPRESDAALYTHAGPEVAVASTKAFVAQITALYLFGLHLSRVRGTLSAAQQRDAIAELQSVPEKIATVLESHGEIAQLAKWMSDTRSVLFLGRHVGYPIALEGALKLKELAYIHAEGFAAGELKHGPIALIEPGQPVFVVVPSPRWSDELHKKVVSNIQEIRARGARVIAIAEAGDAAVLPFADEVIRIPLAAPLFEPLLAVVPLQIFAMELSAAKGLDVDQPRNLAKSVTVE; translated from the coding sequence ATGTGTGGAATCGTGGGGTACGTCGGTACCGACAAGAGCCTCGAGGTGCTCCTCGGCGGTCTGAAGCGGCTGGAATACCGCGGATACGACTCGGCCGGCATCGCCGTCATCGGTCCGGACGGTGCCCTGGGCACCGCCAAGAAGGCCGGGAAGCTCTCGGTGCTGACCGACGAGCTGAAGCACAATCCCATCCCGAACGGTCAGACCGGCATCGGCCACACCCGCTGGGCGACGCACGGCGGCCCGACCGACGTGAACGCGCACCCGCACCTGGGTGACGAGGGCCGCCTCGCGGTCATCCACAACGGGATCATCGAGAACTTCGCCACGCTGAAGGACGAGCTCCTCGCCGACGGGTTCGCCTTCGAGTCCGAGACCGACACCGAGGTCGCCGCTGTGCTCCTCGGCCGTGAGTACCACCGCACCGGCGACCTGCCGCAGGCGTTCCAGGCCGTCGTGTCGCGCCTGGAGGGCGCCTTCACGCTGCTGGCGATGCACCAGGACCAGCCGCACGTCGTCGTCGGCGCGCGCCGCAACTCCCCGCTCGTGATCGGGCTGGGTGACGGCGAGAACTTCCTCGGCTCGGATGTCGCCGCGTTCGTCGAGCACACCCGCCGCGCGATGGCGATCGGACAGGACCAGATCGTCACGATCACGCCGGACAGCGTGATCGTCACCGACTTCGTCGGCGCGCCGGTCGAGGTCGAGCCGTTCGAGGTCGCCTGGGACGCGTCCGCCGCCGAGAAGGGCGGCTGGTCGTCGTTCATGGCGAAGGAGATCGCCGAGGAGCCGGACGCGGTGGCGAACACGCTGCGCGGCCGCCTGGTCGGCGAGACCGTGCACATCCCCGAGCTGGATGCGCTGGGCGACGAGTACTTCGCGGGCATCGACCGCATCACCATCATCGCCTGCGGCACGGCCGCGTACGCCGGTCTGGTCGGCAGCTACGCGATCGAGAAGTGGGCCCGCGTGCCCGTCACCGTCGAGCTCAGCCACGAGTTCCGGTACCGCGAGCCGGTGCTCACGGACGGCACGCTCGTCATCTCCATCAGCCAGTCGGGCGAGACGATGGACACGCTGATGGCCGTCAAGTACGCCCGCGAGGCCGGCGCCAAGGCGATCTCCGTCTGCAACACGCAGGGTGCGACCATCCCGCGCGAGTCCGATGCGGCGCTCTACACGCACGCCGGCCCGGAGGTCGCGGTCGCCTCGACGAAGGCGTTCGTCGCCCAGATCACGGCGCTCTACCTCTTCGGCCTGCATCTCTCCCGCGTGCGCGGCACCCTGTCCGCCGCGCAGCAGCGCGACGCGATCGCCGAGCTGCAGTCCGTGCCCGAGAAGATCGCGACCGTGCTCGAGTCGCACGGCGAGATCGCCCAGCTGGCCAAGTGGATGTCGGACACCCGCTCCGTGCTCTTCCTCGGCCGCCACGTCGGCTACCCGATCGCCCTGGAGGGTGCGCTGAAGCTGAAGGAGCTCGCGTACATCCACGCCGAGGGCTTCGCGGCCGGCGAGCTGAAGCACGGGCCGATCGCGCTGATCGAGCCGGGCCAGCCCGTCTTCGTCGTCGTCCCGAGCCCGCGCTGGTCGGACGAGCTGCACAAGAAGGTCGTGTCGAACATCCAGGAGATCCGCGCCCGCGGCGCCCGCGTCATCGCGATCGCCGAGGCCGGGGATGCGGCGGTGCTCCCGTTCGCCGACGAGGTCATCCGCATCCCGCTCGCCGCGCCGCTCTTCGAGCCGCTGCTCGCGGTCGTGCCGCTGCAGATCTTCGCGATGGAGCTCTCGGCGGCCAAGGGCCTCGACGTGGACCAGCCGCGCAACCTGGCCAAGTCCGTCACCGTGGAGTGA